The DNA sequence GCTGCGGTTCGAGCGAGCCGGGAGGCTGTTGCGTGATGGCCACTGCGACCTGGCCGCGCTCGCCGTCGAGTGCGGCTTCTACGACCAGGCGCACCTGAGCAACGAGTGGCGGGCGCTGGCCGGGTGCACCCCGGGCACGTGGATCGCCGAGGAGCTCCCGTTCCTCCAAGACGGGGAGGTCGCCGCCGGGCAAAACTCACCGGTATGACTCCTGCACCGAACGTCTGGCCGGCCCTGCGTTACGACGACGCCCCGGCCGCGGTCCGTTTCCTCGTCGACGTCCTGGGCTTCACCGAGACGCTGGTGGTCCCCGACGGCGACCTCGTCGCCCACGCCGAGCTGCGCTGGCCCGAAGGCGGCGCCGTGATGCTGGGCAGCGTCCGGCCGCCCGACGGCGTCCACGACGCGATGAAGCCCGGCACCGGCGCGGTGTACGTCGTGTCGGACCACGTGGACGACGTCCACGCGAAGGCGAAGGCCGCCGGCGCCGAGATCACGGCCGAGCTGACCGACACGGACTACGGCTCGCACACGTTCAGCCTGCGCGACCCGGAGGGCAACGCCTGGACGTTCGGCACCTACCGCGGCGCACCCTGACCGACCCCGGTGGCGAGGGGATCGGGCGCGCCGTGACCGACCCGGTGGCGGCGCGACCGCCCGGGTCGACGGCGGACGGCTGCCCGGGTGCCTCGCTTCGGCCGGTTCCGCGCTCGCGGCAGGCCATGGCCGGGTCGAATCCTCGGTTCGCACCGGCAAAAGTTGCCGCTGCCGGAAGCGACGGCCTGCCCGGGTGGCTCGCCACCTTCGCCGCCGAGTGTCGGCGCCGGCAAACCACCCGTGCGCCCGCGGCGGTCGGCTGAACCCGGCCGCGCTCGTGACGGTCGGCTGAATCCCCTGGCCCCGCCATGGCGGCCTGGCCGAACCCGGCCGCGCCCACGGCGGCCGGTCGAACCCGGCCCACCGGGCCCGATCCGCGGCGGGGCGATTGGGGCGCTTTGGCCGCGCCTGTGGTAGTCGGTTGACCCGGCCTACCGGGCCTGGATCTGCGGCGGGCCGGTCGGGCGCGGCTGCTTCGGCCGCCCCCGCGGCGGCCGATCGAACCCGGCCTACCGGGCCTAACCCGCAGCGCGCCGATCGGGCGCGGCCGCGCTGGCCGCGCCCGCACCCCACCGCCTACTGGACGGGCCGCTCGAAGGTGACCAGCAGGCCTTCCACCCCGCCGGGGCCGACCCGGCCCTTGACCTCGGCCGACGTGATGGCCTTGAGCTGCCACCCGTCCGCGGCGTGGTCGTTGAGCAGCTTCTCGAGTTTGTCCCCGGACATCTTGCCGCCCAGGAGCTTCTCGCGGACCTCGACGACCTTGTACGCGTAGCGCTGCATGTCTTCGATTCTGCCCGGTTCGCCGGACACCGGCTGTTCATCTGAGCGTGTCGGGAGGCTCGCGTTCCGTTTCGGCTGTTCATCTGGCACCCTGGACCCCGTGTTGCGGCTTGCAGGTGCACGGCTGCTCGATGATCGGGACTATCCGGCGGTCCGTGCCGCGCTCGCCGCCGACCCGGTGGGCAGCTGCATGGTCAGTGCCAGGGTGGAGGCCGCGGGCCTCGATCCCTGGCGGCTCGGTGGCGAGCTCTGGGCGGCCGACGCCCGCCCGGTCCGCGCCGGGCGGCTCCAAGGGCTGTGCTTCTCCGGCCCCAACCTGATCCCCCTGCGCGGCAACGCGCCCGCGTTGCGCTCCTTCGCCGATCGCGCGCTGCGCCGGCAGCGGACGTGCTCGTCGCTGGTCGGCCCGGCCGAGCAGGTGCTCGGGTTGTGGGACGAACTCTCCGACGAGTGGGGTCCGGCCCGCGAAGTGCGCGACGACCAGCCGTTGATGGCGCTCGACACGCTGCCGATCATCAAGGCGGACCCGGCGGTCCGGCCGGTCCGTCCGGACGAGCTCGAGCGCTACCTGCCCGCGGCCGTCGCGATGTTCATCGAAGAGGTCGGCGTCGACCCGCGCAGCGGTGACGGCGGCGCCAGCTACCGCGCCCGCGTCACCGAACTGATCGCCGCCGGGCGCGCGTTCGCCCGGTTCGAGCACGGCGAGGTCGTGTTCAAGGCGGAGATCGGCGCGATGTCGGCGTCCGTCGGCCAGATCCAGGGCGTCTGGGTGCACCCCGACCGCCGCGGCGGCGGTCTCGGCACCGCGGGCACGGCCGCCGTGGTGAACCGGCTCGTCCGCGGCCTCGGCCGCACCGCGAGCCTCTACGTCAACGGCTACAACAAACCCGCCCTCGCGGCCTACCGCAAGATCGGCTTCCAGCAGGTCGGCCAGTACGCGACGGTGCTGTTCTAGCACTCTTCCGTGGCGGCGTTTCACCCCCGCCGCGCGCCCCTGACCAGGGCATCATCCCGCCATGAGTGCACGTCGAAGCGGTGCCGCCCTCGCGGTGCTGCTGCTCGCCGCCTCGACCGCGGCCGGCTGTTCGGGCGGCGGCCCCGAGGACGCCCTCTCCGCGTTCCTGGACGCCGTCGCGTCCGGGGACATCGCCGCCGCCGCGGCCAACACCGACTCGCCGGACGCGGCGAAGACCGTGCTGACGCAGGTCCGCGGCGCTCTCGACCCGGAGTCCCTGGACGTCGAGGACGAAGAGGTGAAGGAGCCGGCGGACGGCGACACCGTCACGGCCGGCTACCAGCTCACCTGGCACCTCCCGCACGGGCGCACCTGGTCCTACCGCGCCGACGCCCAGCTGCGCGCGGCCGAGAACGGCTGGCAGGTGCACTGGCAGCCGACGGTCGTGCACCCGCAGCTCGCGGTCGGCCAGACCCTCGGCGTGCTGCCGCAGCTGCCGGAGATGGCGCCGGTCCTCGACCGCGACGGCGTGCCGCTGATGCGCCCGCAGACCGTGATCGGCGTGGTCGTCGACCCGGCGAAGACCGGCGACGCGGGCGCGGTGGCCAAGTCGCTCGCCGCCGCGCTGCACCGGTACGAGCCGTCGGTGACGGGCCGCTCGCTGCTGGACGGCATGGGCAAGACCAAACCCGGCGCCACGTTCCCGGTGATCACCCTGCGCGCCGGCGACTACCAGCGGGTCAAGCCGGTGATCTACGACCTGCCCGGCGTCCGGTTCGCCGCCCAGGAACGGCTGCTGCCGGTGACGCGCGGGTCCGGGACGCAGGTGCTGCCGGCCATCCGCGCGCTGGTCGAGCAGGACCTGGCCGGGGCGGCGGGCTGGCGGATCGTCACCCAGGACGTCACCGGCGGCGAGGTGTCCGAGCTGCAGGCCGAACCGCCGAAGCCCGGGCCCGCGATCACCAGCACGCTCAGCGCGCGGATCCAGGACGCCGCCGAGAAGGCCCTCGCGCCGGCCGAATACCCGGCCGCGCTGGTGGCCATCCAGCCATCGAGCGGCGACATCCTGGCCGTGGCGCAGAACGAGGCGGCCGACGCCGAAGGTTCGCTGGCGCTGGCCGGGCGGTTCCCGCCGGGTTCGACGTTCAAGATCGTCACCGCGGCGGCCGCCCTGGCGGACGGCGACGTCGAGGCCGACAGCCCGGTCGACTGCCCCGGCACCACGACGATCGAGAACCGCGTCGTGCCGAACGAAGGCCGCTTCGACCTGGGCCGGGTCTCGTTGAAGACGGCGTTCGCGAAGTCGTGCAACACCACCTTCGCCCGGCTCGCGGCCGGGCTGCCGGGGGCGGCGCTGACCGACACGGCCAAGTCGTTCGGCATCGGCGCGGACTTCGTCGTCCCGGGCCTGACCACGGTCACCGGCGCGGTCCCGGCCACCGACTCCGCCGTCCAGCGCGCGGAAAACGGCTTCGGCCAGGGGACGGTGGTGACCAGCCCGTTCGGGATGGCCCTGGTCGCGGCGACCGTGCAGGCCGGGAAGGTGCCGACGCCGTCGCTGGTGAAGGGGCGCCCGGCGACCGTGCAGGGCACCGGCGACGCGCCGTCGGACGACGTGCTCGGGGCGCTGCGCGGGATGATGCGCGAGGTCGTCACGTCGGGGACCGCGACCGGGCTGCGGGACATCCCCGACGTCGCCGGCAAGACCGGCACGGCCCAGTTCGGCGACGGCTCCCGCTCCCACGGCTGGTTCGTCGGCTACCGCGGCGACCTGGCGTTCGCGGTGCTGCTGACCGAGGCGGGCTCCTCCAAACCGGCGGTTCAGGCCGCACACCGGTTCCTGGCGGCGATCGGCTGAGCGGTGCGTCGTAAGGTGGAGGCATGTCCGTTCGTGCCCCGCTGGTGCCCGGCGTCCAGACGCCGCGCCGTGACGTCCCCAGTTCCATCGCCCGTCCCGAGTACGTGGACAAGCCGGCGCCGAAGCGGGACACCGGCAACGGCGTGCGCACGCCCGAGGTGATCGAGGCGATGCGCGTCGCGAGCCGGATCGCGGCGCAGGCCCTGGAGGAGGGCGGCAAGGCCGTCAAGCCGGGCGCGACCACCGACGACATCGACAAGGTCGTCCACGAGTACCTGCTCGACCACCACGCCTACCCGTCGACGCTGGGCTACCGCGGCTTCCCGAAGTCGTGCTGCACCTCGCTCAACGAGGTCATCTGCCACGGCATCCCGGACTCGACGGTGCTCGAGGACGGCGACATCTGCAACATCGACGTCACCGCCTTCATCGGCGGCGTGCACGGCGACACGAACGCGACGTTCCTGGCGGGTGACGTCTCCGAGGAGGTCCGCCTGCTGGTGGAGCGCACCCGCGAGGCGACGCTGCGCTCGATCAAGGCGGTCCGCCCGGGCCGCCGGCTGAACGTGATCGGCCGCGTCATCGAGGCGTACGCCAAGCGCTTCGGTTACGGCGTGGTCCGCGACTTCACCGGCCACGGCGTCGGCCCGTCGTTCCACACCGCGCCGACCGTGCTGCACTACGAGGAGCCGACGGTGGAGACGGTGATCGAGGAGGGCATGACCTTCACGATCGAGCCGATGATCACCCTCGGCACCATCGACTACGACATCTGGTCCGACGACTGGACCGTCACCACGAAGGACAAGAAGTGGACGGCCCAGTTCGAGCACACCCTCGTGGTGACCGCCGACGGCGCCGAGATCCTGACCCTGCCGTAGCCCTCGTGAGTGTTCAGGGCGGTTCTAACCGCCCTGAACACTCACGAGCCGTGGCTCAGTGGCTGGTTGCCTTTTGGTAGCAGCGCACCGAAAGCGGCACGAACACCGCCAGCAGCACCGCGATCCACAGCACCGACGCCAGCACCGCGTGCTGCATCGGCCAGACGTCGTGCGGGGGCAGGGCCGCGCTCGTGTTGCCGAACAGGTTCCGGGACGCCTGCGTGATCGCCGAGATCGGGTTCCAGTCGGCGATCACCCGCAGAGGGGTCGGCAGCCGGCCGCTGTCGACGAACGTGTTGGCCAGGAACGTCAGCGGGAAGATCGCGATGCTCGAGACGTTGTTGAACACCTCGGGTTTGCGCACGGCCAGCCCGATCGTCCCCATCACCCACGAGAGCGCGTAGGCGAAGGCGAGCAGCAGGAGCACGCCACCCAGCGCCTCGAGGACGCCGGTGTGGATCCGCCAGCCGACCAGCAGCCCGACCAGGCCCATGATCAGCAGGCTCGTCACGTTGAGGATCAGGTCGGCGGTGGTCCGCCCGATCAGCACCGCGGCGGGGGACATCGGCAGCGAGCGGAACCGGTCGATGATCCCCTTCTGCAGGTCGTCGGTCAGGCCGTAGCCGGTGACGATGCTGCCCATCGCCACCGCGAGCGTGAAGATCCCCGGCAGCATGAACTCGCGGTAGGAAAGGCCGGGGATGTCGATCACGCTGCCGAACACGTAGCCGAAGAGCAGCACGAACATCACCGGCAGGAACACGATGGACCCGAGCAGGTCCAGCGACCGGAAGATCTTGATCGAGTTCCGCTTGGCGACGGTGACGCCGTCGGTCACGGCCAGCTGCACCGCGTTCATCACACGGCCTCCTTCGCGGGTTCGGTCACGTCGTGACCGGTGAGGGTGAGGAAAACGTCGTCGAGGGTGGGACGCCGGAGGCCGACGTCGCGGACGTCGACGCCGTCGGCGGCCAGCAGGGCCAGCGCTTCGGTAAGCGCTTTCGCGCCGTGGGTCACGGGCACGGTGAGCCGGAACCCGTCGGACTGCGGTTCGCCGCCGCCCAGCCCGGCCAGCGTCGCCCGCGCGAGGGTGACGTCGTCGTGGGTGCCGACGGTGAGCTCGATCCGCTCGCCGCCGACGAGGTCCTTGAGCTCGTCGGCGGTACCGCGGGCGATCACCCGGCCGTGGTCGACGACGGCGATGCTGTCGGCGAGCCGGTCGGCCTCTTCGAGGTACTGCGTGGTGAGCAGCAGTGTCGTACCGCCCGAGACCAGCTCGGTGATGACGTCCCACAGGTCCGTGCGGGCGCGCGGGTCGAGCCCGGTCGTGGGCTCGTCGAGGAACAGCACCGGCGGGTTGGCCACCAGCGCGCCGGCCAGGTCGAGCCGGCGCCGCATGCCGCCCGAGTAGCCCTTCACCGGCCGGTCGGCGGCGTCTTCGAGGTCGAACCGGGCCAGCAGTTCCCGGCCGCGGGCCTTCGCGCGCTTGGTGCCGAGGTGGTAGAGCCGCCCGACCATTTCGAGGTTCTCCGCCCCGGTCAGCTCCAGGTCGACGGCGGCGTACTGCCCGGACGCGCCGATGTGCGACCGCAGCTCGTGCGCGTCCCGCACGACGTCGAACCCGGCGACGGTGGCGTATCCGGCGTCCGGCTTCTGCAACGTCGTGAGGATCTGGACGGTGGTGGTCTTCCCCGCGCCGTTCGGCCCGAGCACGCCGAGCACGGTGCCTTCCGGCACCCGCAGCGACATGCCGTCGAGCGCGGTCACGCCGCCGTACTTCTTGACGAGTCCCTCGGCCACGATGGCGTCTGGCATCGGATTCCCCTTCTGTGTCAACGAGTTCAGGACCGGCGGACGACGATGTCGCCGGTGTAGGAGCGGGCGCGGACCTCGACGGTCTCGTCGGTCTGCCCGGGGCCGTCGGCCGCGGCGAGCGAGTTGTGCACGCTGCCGATGAGCGAGTTGAGGACCAGCCACGCGGCACTGCCCTCGCGGACGCCGACCTCGATCTCGCCGACGGCGGTTTCGAGCACGACGGTGTCGCGGACGACCTCGCCGATCCGGACGTCCCCGGCCGCGGTCTTGGCGTTGACGGCGGTGTGCGCGACGTCGACGAAGATGTCGCCGTTGGCCGAGCTGACCCGCAGGTCGCCGGTCACCGTGCCGACCCGGGTCTCGCCGCTGGAGTTCTTCAGCGCGGCCGAGCCGTCGATCTCGCGGAGCCGGATGTCCCCGGAGCCGGTGCTCACCTCGGCGTGCCCGCTGGCGTGGCCGACCGTGACGTCGCCGACCGCGGTGGTGGCTTCGAGCCGGGTCGTCTCGTCGAGGTCGATGGTGCCCATCGACGTCTTGAACCGGCACTCGCCGAGCGCCCCGGTCGCCCGGAAGTCGCCCATCGCGGTGGTGCCGCGGATGCCGGACCCGGCGGGCAGCTCCACGACGACGATCAGCGAGCCACCCTTCCCGAAGAGCTTCGTGTGGTACTTCGGGCCCTTGACCAGCAGGGCGTTGCCGGTGAATTCGATCTGGGTCTTCTCGGCGGCGGACACGTCGTCGCGGTCGTGCGGGTCGGCCGGGGTGACCTCGACGACGGTGTCGGCGCGGTCGCTCGCGACGATCCGGACGTCGGCGATGCTG is a window from the Amycolatopsis sp. NBC_00355 genome containing:
- a CDS encoding VOC family protein → MTPAPNVWPALRYDDAPAAVRFLVDVLGFTETLVVPDGDLVAHAELRWPEGGAVMLGSVRPPDGVHDAMKPGTGAVYVVSDHVDDVHAKAKAAGAEITAELTDTDYGSHTFSLRDPEGNAWTFGTYRGAP
- a CDS encoding DUF4177 domain-containing protein; amino-acid sequence: MQRYAYKVVEVREKLLGGKMSGDKLEKLLNDHAADGWQLKAITSAEVKGRVGPGGVEGLLVTFERPVQ
- a CDS encoding GNAT family N-acetyltransferase — its product is MLRLAGARLLDDRDYPAVRAALAADPVGSCMVSARVEAAGLDPWRLGGELWAADARPVRAGRLQGLCFSGPNLIPLRGNAPALRSFADRALRRQRTCSSLVGPAEQVLGLWDELSDEWGPAREVRDDQPLMALDTLPIIKADPAVRPVRPDELERYLPAAVAMFIEEVGVDPRSGDGGASYRARVTELIAAGRAFARFEHGEVVFKAEIGAMSASVGQIQGVWVHPDRRGGGLGTAGTAAVVNRLVRGLGRTASLYVNGYNKPALAAYRKIGFQQVGQYATVLF
- a CDS encoding penicillin-binding transpeptidase domain-containing protein, with product MSARRSGAALAVLLLAASTAAGCSGGGPEDALSAFLDAVASGDIAAAAANTDSPDAAKTVLTQVRGALDPESLDVEDEEVKEPADGDTVTAGYQLTWHLPHGRTWSYRADAQLRAAENGWQVHWQPTVVHPQLAVGQTLGVLPQLPEMAPVLDRDGVPLMRPQTVIGVVVDPAKTGDAGAVAKSLAAALHRYEPSVTGRSLLDGMGKTKPGATFPVITLRAGDYQRVKPVIYDLPGVRFAAQERLLPVTRGSGTQVLPAIRALVEQDLAGAAGWRIVTQDVTGGEVSELQAEPPKPGPAITSTLSARIQDAAEKALAPAEYPAALVAIQPSSGDILAVAQNEAADAEGSLALAGRFPPGSTFKIVTAAAALADGDVEADSPVDCPGTTTIENRVVPNEGRFDLGRVSLKTAFAKSCNTTFARLAAGLPGAALTDTAKSFGIGADFVVPGLTTVTGAVPATDSAVQRAENGFGQGTVVTSPFGMALVAATVQAGKVPTPSLVKGRPATVQGTGDAPSDDVLGALRGMMREVVTSGTATGLRDIPDVAGKTGTAQFGDGSRSHGWFVGYRGDLAFAVLLTEAGSSKPAVQAAHRFLAAIG
- the map gene encoding type I methionyl aminopeptidase → MSVRAPLVPGVQTPRRDVPSSIARPEYVDKPAPKRDTGNGVRTPEVIEAMRVASRIAAQALEEGGKAVKPGATTDDIDKVVHEYLLDHHAYPSTLGYRGFPKSCCTSLNEVICHGIPDSTVLEDGDICNIDVTAFIGGVHGDTNATFLAGDVSEEVRLLVERTREATLRSIKAVRPGRRLNVIGRVIEAYAKRFGYGVVRDFTGHGVGPSFHTAPTVLHYEEPTVETVIEEGMTFTIEPMITLGTIDYDIWSDDWTVTTKDKKWTAQFEHTLVVTADGAEILTLP
- a CDS encoding ABC transporter permease; its protein translation is MNAVQLAVTDGVTVAKRNSIKIFRSLDLLGSIVFLPVMFVLLFGYVFGSVIDIPGLSYREFMLPGIFTLAVAMGSIVTGYGLTDDLQKGIIDRFRSLPMSPAAVLIGRTTADLILNVTSLLIMGLVGLLVGWRIHTGVLEALGGVLLLLAFAYALSWVMGTIGLAVRKPEVFNNVSSIAIFPLTFLANTFVDSGRLPTPLRVIADWNPISAITQASRNLFGNTSAALPPHDVWPMQHAVLASVLWIAVLLAVFVPLSVRCYQKATSH
- a CDS encoding ATP-binding cassette domain-containing protein, with the protein product MPDAIVAEGLVKKYGGVTALDGMSLRVPEGTVLGVLGPNGAGKTTTVQILTTLQKPDAGYATVAGFDVVRDAHELRSHIGASGQYAAVDLELTGAENLEMVGRLYHLGTKRAKARGRELLARFDLEDAADRPVKGYSGGMRRRLDLAGALVANPPVLFLDEPTTGLDPRARTDLWDVITELVSGGTTLLLTTQYLEEADRLADSIAVVDHGRVIARGTADELKDLVGGERIELTVGTHDDVTLARATLAGLGGGEPQSDGFRLTVPVTHGAKALTEALALLAADGVDVRDVGLRRPTLDDVFLTLTGHDVTEPAKEAV
- a CDS encoding DUF4097 family beta strand repeat-containing protein, whose amino-acid sequence is MPIFATPEPITATIDASIADVRIVASDRADTVVEVTPADPHDRDDVSAAEKTQIEFTGNALLVKGPKYHTKLFGKGGSLIVVVELPAGSGIRGTTAMGDFRATGALGECRFKTSMGTIDLDETTRLEATTAVGDVTVGHASGHAEVSTGSGDIRLREIDGSAALKNSSGETRVGTVTGDLRVSSANGDIFVDVAHTAVNAKTAAGDVRIGEVVRDTVVLETAVGEIEVGVREGSAAWLVLNSLIGSVHNSLAAADGPGQTDETVEVRARSYTGDIVVRRS